Proteins found in one Salmo salar chromosome ssa26, Ssal_v3.1, whole genome shotgun sequence genomic segment:
- the LOC123730780 gene encoding U2 small nuclear ribonucleoprotein A', with amino-acid sequence MVKLSAELIEQAAQYTNPVRDRELDLRGYKIPVLENLGATLDQFDTIDFSDNEIRKLDGFPLLKRLKTLLMNNNRICRVGENLEQALPSMRELILTSNNIQELGDLDPLASVKTLTLLSLLRNPVTNKKHYRLYVINKIPQIHVLDFQKVKLKERQEAEKMFKGKRGAQLAKDIAKRTKTFTPGAAVQQPEKKKMGPSPADVEAIKNAIANASSLAEVERLKGMLQAGQIPGREVRQVPPEMVEVEEEENGVVHMEREIQTEEGNGVEEMEEDVVEVQGKVEEVQGKVEEVDVKEVEEVDVKEVEEVEKEEVEEEEGREEGEEQESEEDESEDDDMDEDSPVNGS; translated from the exons ATGGTAAAATTATCGGCAGAGCTAATTGAGCAGGCTGCTCAGTACACAAACCCGGTGCGCGACAGGGAGCTGGATCTGCGAG GTTACAAAATTCCTGTACTTGAAAACCTTGGGGCTACACTTGACCAGTTTGATACCATCGATTTCTCTGACAATGAAATCAGAAAACTGGACGGCTTCCCTTTACTCAAGAGGCTCAAAACGTTGCTCATGAACAACAACAGAATATG TCGTGTTGGTGAAAACCTTGAACAGGCACTGCCGAGTATGAGGGAGCTGATCCTCACAAGCAACAACATCCAGGAATTG GGTGATTTGGATCCGCTAGCCTCAGTGAAGACATTGACCCTTCTCAG CCTCCTAAGGAATCCAGTGACCAACAAGAAGCACTACAGGCTCTATGTCATCAACAAAATTCCCCAGATTCACGTGCTTGACTTTCAGAAGGTCAAGTTAAAG GAGCGTCAGGAGGCGGAGAAAATGTTCAAGGGCAAACGAGGTGCTCAGCTTGCAAAGGATATTGCCAAGCGGACCAAAAC GTTCACCCCCGGAGCTGCCGTGCAGCAGCCTGAGAAGAAGAAGATGGGACCGTCTCCTGCTGACGTGGAAGCGATCAAG AATGCAATAGCTAACGCCTCGTCTCTGGCCGAGGTGGAGAGGTTGAAGGGGATGCTGCAGGCTGGTCAGATCCCCGGACGGGAGGTCAGACAAG TCCCCCCGGAAATggtggaggtggaagaggaggagaacggggttgtgcatatggaacgagagatacagacagaggaaGGAAATGGAGtggaggagatggaagaggatGTAGTGGAGGTACAGGGAAAGGTGGAGGAGGTACAGGGAAAGGTGGAGGAGGTAGATGtcaaggaggtggaggaggtagatgtcaaggaggtggaggaggtagaAAAGGaagaagtggaggaggaagaagggagggaggagggtgaagAACAAGAGTCTGAGGAAGATGAGTCTGAGGACGATGATATGGATGAAGACTCACCGGTTAACGGATCATGA